Genomic window (Pirellulaceae bacterium):
CAGACCAAGTCGCCAGACTAAGTCGCCAGACTAAGTCGATTGCGCGGACGATTCCCAAAACTCGGCAGCACCGCTGGAGTGTCTGGCTGCACTACCTCGCCTTGCTGGTCGAATGGGCCGCCCTGCAAAATATATCTTGCATCACCATGACGTACCCGCTGCCCACATTGAAGGCAGGCGCGATCGGCTTATCTTTTTCTCCGATGCCCTTTTCCGCATTACTGTCGAAGAAGGCGTATAACTGGTAATACTCCTTCATGGAAATCGGATCATACTTGTGATCGTGACACCGCGAGCACTCCAGCGTCAGGCCGAGAAATAACGTTCCAGCAGTGGTCGTCTTATCGTTGACGTACATCACACGATACTCTTCATCGAAGACGCCACCTTCAATCGTGAATCGATGATTGGGATTGAATCCGGTCGCAATCTTTTGATCCTGCGTAGCACCTGGCAGTAAATCACCAGCCAGCTGCTGACTGACAAACCGATCAAACGGCATGTTCCGTTGAAAGGCGCGAATCACCCAATCACGCCACGGCCACATCTGCCGGACGTTGTCGAATTGAAAACCGTTGCTGTCCGCGTAGCAGCATTGTCCAGCCAGATCGTTGCCATCCGCTCCGCGTAATCATCACTCTGAAGTAGCCTTTCGACTACTTTTTCGTAAGCGTCAACCGAACGATCCGCAAGCAACGCATCCAATTCGGCAATCGTCGGTGGCAAGCCCGTAAGGTCAAGCGTCACGCGTCGCAAATAGCACTCTCGATCGGTCTCCGCAGCCGGATCGATCCCTCGACCCTGCAAACGTTTCAGCACAAACTGATCCAATTCGCTGCGAGCCCAATCGTTTTCGACAACCTTTGGAACAGGTTTCGCAATGGGCTTGAATGCCCAATGCCGACCGTATTCGGCACCCTGATCAATCCAATTCCGCAAGAGCTGCTTCTGCGCCTCGAGCAACGGTTTATTGAACTCCGCTGGAGGCATCTGCTCATCCGATTCATCACTCAGGATCCGCCGAATCAGCTCGCTGTCATCTGCCTGACCCGGTACGACCGCCTCATGTTCGACCGCCGATTGACGGCGATCGAGTCGCAGCCCCGCCTCACGGACCTTTTCACCGGGACCATGACAAGCGTAGCAGTGATTCGCCAAGATCGGCTGGATGTCGCGGCCAAAATCGATCTGTTCCTCACCACGAACGGAGAGGACTGGACCGATCACGCTAACCAAGCTCAGCCGAACCATGCGACAACTTATTCATCCCATCGCGTTTCATTCGCTCGTCAACTCTCCCGATGGTCCAAGGGTCTACACGCTGGCGTAACAACACTCTATTCTACGGCGAGTGCACCGCGAGTTGAACGTCGTAATCGGGACAACTTTCGAAGAAATGTCAAGTCACCTCATCCTGGATCTGCAAGAACAAAGGACTTCTGATACAAAGATCCAGAAGTCGCGATTCAACTGTTGAGGGCCGAGCTACAAAAACCTCTATGGCAAATTGGCAGTTGTAACCAACTCCCCTTCATGATCACGAAGACCGAGGTCGTTAAGTTATGAGCAGAAAGAGCAGTTGGTTCACCCCGTTTTTATTCTTCATGGTGTTAGCTGGGGTCGCGAATGAACTTCGAGCAGAATTTCGTTTGGCGACATTTCGTTGTGACGTGACGATACCGATTGGCCATCGTTGCATGGGGGTCTTGCCAACCAAGTCGAAAACCATCACTGACCGACTTTACGCAAACGGTTTTGTATTGCTAAGCCAGGACAAACCGGTGGTTGTCTGCGCGGTGGACTGGTGTGAAATACGAAACGGCTCCTACGATCAATGGCGTGATGCCCTGGCAAAATCGGCAAATACAACTCGCGAACGCGTGCTGGTTTGTTCGTTGCACCAACATGACGCACCCGTCACCGACAAAAACGCCGCAGACCTGCTCCGAGCAGCCAACTTGACCGGCGAACTCTACGACGAACCTTTCCATGACGATGCCGTAAAACGCGTTGCCAATTCGCTCGCTACCAGCTTGAAACACGCCCAAACAGTCACCCACCTCGGGATGGGACAAGCCAAGGTGAAACGCATCGCATCAAATCGTCGAGTGGTGATGCCGAGTGGGCAAGTGATGTATAGCCGTGGTAGTCGGAGTGGGAGCGAAACGTTTCATCGCCAAGCAGCCGACGGCGAGATCGATCCATTCTTAAAGACCATCAGCTT
Coding sequences:
- a CDS encoding DUF1549 domain-containing protein is translated as MWPWRDWVIRAFQRNMPFDRFVSQQLAGDLLPGATQDQKIATGFNPNHRFTIEGGVFDEEYRVMYVNDKTTTAGTLFLGLTLECSRCHDHKYDPISMKEYYQLYAFFDSNAEKGIGEKDKPIAPAFNVGSGYVMVMQDIFCRAAHSTSKAR
- a CDS encoding DUF1549 domain-containing protein, coding for MVRLSLVSVIGPVLSVRGEEQIDFGRDIQPILANHCYACHGPGEKVREAGLRLDRRQSAVEHEAVVPGQADDSELIRRILSDESDEQMPPAEFNKPLLEAQKQLLRNWIDQGAEYGRHWAFKPIAKPVPKVVENDWARSELDQFVLKRLQGRGIDPAAETDRECYLRRVTLDLTGLPPTIAELDALLADRSVDAYEKVVERLLQSDDYAERMATIWLDNAATRTATVFNSTTSGRCGRGVIG